A region of bacterium DNA encodes the following proteins:
- a CDS encoding cyclodeaminase/cyclohydrolase family protein: MSNMKDMPSKLIYQPVAGFVEQIAAKSPAPGGGSAAALSGAIGAGLLVMVCEFTIGKKGFESVTEVLTSTKTRIDALRHLLTRQVDLDTWAFNRFRVANRLPETTTEEKEFKAREIAESTMATIEVPRQTMQQCLAALSDASIVIQNGNPNTLSDAATGAEMLVAGLEGAANNVLINLLEREDDEAAKLRIEVREARSASRKILDELRTFVSTKLRG; the protein is encoded by the coding sequence ATGTCAAATATGAAGGATATGCCCTCCAAACTGATCTACCAACCCGTCGCCGGGTTCGTTGAGCAAATCGCCGCAAAATCCCCTGCTCCCGGTGGTGGCAGTGCTGCTGCACTTTCCGGGGCAATCGGTGCAGGTCTTCTGGTTATGGTGTGTGAGTTTACGATAGGAAAAAAGGGTTTTGAATCAGTTACCGAGGTACTCACTTCGACCAAAACCCGCATTGACGCGTTGCGCCACTTATTAACGAGGCAGGTGGACTTGGACACCTGGGCCTTTAATCGATTTCGTGTGGCAAATCGATTGCCGGAAACGACCACAGAAGAGAAGGAATTCAAGGCGCGCGAGATTGCAGAATCCACTATGGCGACGATAGAAGTTCCTCGCCAGACGATGCAGCAATGTCTCGCAGCGCTTAGCGATGCAAGCATAGTCATCCAAAATGGCAATCCTAACACCTTGTCCGATGCAGCAACCGGTGCCGAAATGTTGGTCGCCGGGCTTGAGGGTGCCGCAAACAATGTTCTCATCAACTTGCTTGAAAGAGAGGATGACGAGGCTGCCAAACTTCGTATTGAAGTCCGTGAAGCGCGGAGCGCATCGCGGAAAATACTGGACGAACTGCGAACTTTCGTCTCTACAAAACTACGTGGCTAA
- the rpe gene encoding ribulose-phosphate 3-epimerase: MHIAPSLLSADFLNLEDEVRKCESEQVTVLHCDVMDGHFVPNLTFGPPIISQIRTCTKLELDVHLMIEKPEHSIEAYAKAGADAITVHSEVSPHLHRTLTRIRELGCRAGVAVNPSTPVSSIEHVLDIADIVLVMSVNPGFGGQTFLPLALEKLATLRLWQQTKGDFMISVDGGVDPLTAPSVVEAGAERLVAGSALFRGDFRKNVFDLRKAAGC, encoded by the coding sequence ATTCACATTGCGCCGTCCTTGCTGTCTGCGGACTTCCTGAATCTCGAGGACGAAGTTCGAAAGTGTGAATCAGAACAGGTGACGGTTCTGCACTGCGATGTGATGGACGGTCATTTCGTCCCGAATCTCACCTTTGGCCCCCCGATCATTTCGCAAATCAGAACTTGCACCAAGCTCGAGCTTGACGTGCACCTGATGATCGAAAAGCCGGAACACTCCATTGAAGCCTATGCGAAGGCGGGTGCCGACGCCATCACTGTCCACTCTGAGGTCAGTCCTCATCTGCACCGTACTCTGACACGCATTCGCGAGCTCGGTTGCCGTGCGGGAGTTGCGGTGAACCCGTCGACTCCGGTGAGCTCGATAGAACACGTGCTCGACATTGCTGACATCGTGCTTGTCATGAGTGTGAATCCCGGATTTGGTGGACAGACGTTTCTTCCCTTGGCGCTGGAGAAGTTGGCGACTTTACGGCTCTGGCAGCAAACAAAGGGTGACTTCATGATCTCGGTGGACGGTGGCGTTGATCCGCTGACCGCGCCGTCAGTTGTTGAGGCCGGTGCCGAACGGTTGGTTGCCGGCAGCGCTCTGTTTCGAGGGGATTTCAGGAAGAACGTATTTGACTTGCGTAAGGCGGCGGGATGTTGA
- a CDS encoding PASTA domain-containing protein, which translates to MPTASQPGSKWRILGASTLLVFLLLLFAGMVTDWLIMPLYTRHGSERPVPKLEGMTIGEARGTAEQGGFRVEVEPAKIGGNVPEGTVLEQRPLPGAFAKPGRTIHIVPSRSGSINAIPDLTGLDQRDAEIECRNLGLLISPSGISYDFSAIVPKGGIVKQRPEPGTPVRGVEAVQLVVSLGPRPQTIVVPTLVDLSLHEARQALLESGLRLGKVTRKNTNVFTAGTVIAQSIVSGTEVEQMTEVELIVAVPQSGPDNSNESTANPEAN; encoded by the coding sequence ATGCCTACCGCCTCGCAGCCGGGGAGCAAGTGGCGCATCCTCGGCGCAAGCACCTTACTGGTTTTTTTGTTGTTACTCTTTGCGGGCATGGTGACGGACTGGCTCATCATGCCCCTTTACACTCGTCATGGCAGCGAAAGGCCTGTTCCAAAACTTGAGGGCATGACGATTGGTGAAGCGCGCGGAACTGCGGAGCAAGGGGGGTTCCGAGTCGAAGTTGAACCCGCGAAAATCGGTGGGAATGTGCCCGAAGGCACTGTGCTTGAACAACGGCCGCTTCCGGGCGCTTTTGCAAAACCCGGCAGGACAATTCACATCGTCCCGTCACGTTCTGGGAGCATAAATGCCATTCCGGACCTAACTGGTCTTGATCAACGGGATGCAGAAATCGAATGCCGCAATTTAGGCTTGCTGATATCGCCTTCAGGGATTAGCTACGATTTTTCAGCAATCGTCCCGAAGGGCGGGATAGTCAAACAGCGGCCAGAACCCGGCACGCCCGTGCGCGGAGTTGAGGCGGTGCAGTTGGTTGTCTCCCTTGGGCCGCGTCCGCAGACGATTGTGGTCCCAACTCTGGTGGATTTGTCTCTGCATGAGGCACGTCAGGCGTTGCTCGAATCAGGGTTACGGCTGGGCAAAGTTACGCGCAAGAACACGAATGTGTTTACGGCGGGTACTGTGATCGCGCAGAGCATCGTGTCCGGCACCGAGGTGGAACAAATGACAGAAGTTGAATTGATTGTCGCAGTTCCTCAGAGTGGACCCGACAATTCAAATGAAAGTACTGCAAATCCGGAAGCGAACTAA
- the miaA gene encoding tRNA (adenosine(37)-N6)-dimethylallyltransferase MiaA: MAEQAEQKPAVLILAGTTASGKTDVSIPLSQLLNAEILSADSRQVYRELRIGTAPPTSAQLEAVPHHFIASRSLRDRWTAGDFAREARKIIDGNAARGIISVVVGGSMLYLRALKDGLYDSDVEPTIDYDSLRAEWEKRGREAMMEELRGIDPDFAASTQASDHHRILRAIGLWRATGQTISVLRKASSKPLTVPYRLYFLHGNREVTYQRVNRRVDDMLASGLVEEVRALLQQGFDESNCNALRTHGYQEVLPYLRGEYGFEDMRDKIQKAVRHYVKRQLTWFRRESQAVWVERAFDEPPEEIARRIYDDFAGRVKISNEKTR, translated from the coding sequence TTGGCAGAACAGGCTGAGCAGAAACCGGCGGTATTGATTCTTGCGGGCACGACCGCGTCCGGCAAGACGGATGTAAGCATACCCTTGTCACAGTTGCTCAACGCCGAGATACTCAGCGCGGACTCGCGTCAAGTGTATCGTGAACTGCGCATCGGCACGGCGCCCCCGACGTCCGCGCAGCTCGAGGCGGTTCCACATCATTTCATTGCATCTCGGTCATTGCGAGACCGGTGGACGGCGGGCGACTTTGCGCGTGAGGCGCGGAAGATCATCGACGGTAATGCAGCAAGAGGAATCATCTCCGTGGTGGTCGGCGGTTCAATGCTCTATTTGCGAGCTTTGAAGGATGGACTCTATGACAGCGATGTTGAGCCGACGATAGATTATGATTCGCTTCGCGCAGAGTGGGAGAAGCGAGGGCGGGAAGCGATGATGGAGGAATTGCGCGGCATTGATCCTGATTTCGCGGCAAGCACGCAGGCGTCTGATCATCACAGGATTCTTCGTGCAATTGGACTATGGCGCGCGACCGGCCAGACAATCAGTGTCTTGCGCAAGGCGTCCTCCAAGCCGCTGACCGTGCCCTATCGACTTTACTTTCTCCATGGCAATCGAGAAGTCACTTATCAACGGGTGAATCGTCGCGTTGATGACATGCTCGCGTCAGGCCTTGTTGAAGAAGTAAGAGCGTTGCTGCAGCAGGGATTTGACGAGTCCAACTGCAACGCGTTGCGGACGCACGGATACCAGGAAGTGTTACCCTACCTGCGCGGCGAATACGGTTTCGAGGACATGCGTGACAAGATTCAGAAAGCCGTCAGGCACTATGTGAAACGTCAGCTGACTTGGTTCAGGCGCGAGTCACAAGCCGTGTGGGTTGAGAGAGCCTTCGATGAACCACCTGAAGAAATCGCTCGAAGAATTTACGACGATTTTGCAGGAAGAGTGAAGATTTCCAATGAGAAGACCCGCTGA
- the ftcD gene encoding glutamate formimidoyltransferase, translating into MSRTPIVECVPNISEGRDRAKIDRIVSVIPAVRGVKLLDVDPNGDYNRCVITFAGEPQACVEATFRLTAAAAEEIDMTVHHGEHPRSGAVDVAPFVPVRDITMADCAELSRQLGKRVGDELGIPVYLYEAAATRPDRSNLAKIRKGEYEALAEKMVSPEWIPDFGPHKFVPKFGCLITGARFFLVAYNVNLRTKDVDLAHDIALHIRQLGWPLKDKSGATVLNSLGKAVHHPGPLQNCKAMGVYLEEDEFCQVSINLTNYLITSPHIAYEQTKYESAERQVEVFGSEVVGLIPLEALLLAAEYYIWRDGLPRPKSELEAAALAEQRLGLSSFRPFDLKKKVIEYAISES; encoded by the coding sequence ATGAGCCGTACTCCAATCGTTGAATGTGTGCCGAACATTTCCGAAGGTCGTGATCGCGCGAAAATCGATCGAATCGTTAGCGTGATCCCCGCAGTTCGAGGAGTGAAGCTACTGGACGTAGATCCGAACGGAGATTACAATCGATGTGTGATCACCTTCGCTGGCGAACCTCAAGCATGCGTTGAGGCGACATTTCGACTGACAGCAGCTGCTGCAGAGGAAATTGATATGACCGTCCACCATGGCGAGCATCCGAGAAGTGGCGCTGTGGATGTTGCGCCTTTCGTTCCGGTGCGGGACATTACTATGGCAGATTGCGCAGAATTGTCACGTCAATTAGGCAAACGGGTCGGAGATGAGCTCGGGATACCCGTATACCTTTATGAGGCGGCTGCGACGCGACCAGATCGCAGCAATCTTGCGAAGATTCGCAAAGGTGAATACGAAGCTCTCGCGGAAAAGATGGTAAGCCCAGAATGGATTCCGGACTTCGGGCCACACAAGTTTGTCCCCAAGTTCGGCTGTTTGATAACAGGAGCTCGTTTCTTTCTGGTGGCTTACAATGTCAATCTTCGCACGAAAGATGTTGATCTCGCGCACGACATTGCATTGCATATTCGACAGCTCGGTTGGCCGCTCAAGGACAAGTCTGGTGCGACCGTGCTGAATTCGCTCGGCAAAGCCGTGCATCACCCAGGCCCGTTGCAGAACTGCAAGGCGATGGGAGTCTATCTGGAAGAGGACGAATTTTGTCAAGTCTCTATCAATCTGACGAATTACTTAATCACATCACCGCACATTGCGTACGAGCAGACCAAGTATGAGAGTGCAGAGAGGCAGGTCGAGGTGTTCGGTTCCGAAGTTGTCGGGCTAATACCGCTCGAAGCGCTGCTGCTTGCTGCTGAGTACTACATTTGGCGGGATGGTCTGCCGCGACCCAAATCGGAGTTAGAGGCGGCCGCACTGGCAGAACAACGGTTGGGACTCTCTTCCTTTAGGCCATTTGATTTGAAGAAGAAAGTGATTGAATACGCGATATCGGAGTCTTAG
- a CDS encoding MBL fold metallo-hydrolase, producing the protein MLRVESRAVGPYQMNTIIAWCERTKDAIWFDPGAETESLLRWIQNQGLRITRIVNTHGHVDHIAENSVAKAALNVPLCIHPLDRAKLTNPELNLSVWTGLPVISPDADEVLDEGMSLVCGDVTFQLFHVPGHSPGSLAFYSEGSLIGGDVLFLESIGRTDFPDSDERALHRAIREKIYTLPEETVIYPGHGDTTTVGHEKLHNPFVRG; encoded by the coding sequence ATGTTGAGGGTCGAAAGCCGCGCGGTCGGGCCGTATCAGATGAATACGATCATCGCGTGGTGCGAGAGAACAAAGGATGCCATTTGGTTTGATCCCGGAGCGGAGACCGAAAGCCTTCTGCGGTGGATTCAGAATCAGGGGTTGCGAATTACACGAATCGTAAACACTCACGGGCATGTGGACCATATCGCCGAAAACTCCGTCGCAAAGGCGGCACTTAATGTGCCGCTATGCATTCACCCACTGGACCGCGCTAAGTTGACGAATCCGGAGTTGAATCTATCGGTTTGGACGGGTCTTCCGGTGATCTCGCCTGACGCCGACGAAGTGCTCGACGAAGGGATGAGCTTGGTTTGCGGGGACGTTACATTTCAACTGTTCCATGTGCCCGGGCATTCACCGGGATCACTGGCCTTTTACTCCGAAGGTTCGCTCATTGGCGGAGACGTCCTGTTCTTAGAGTCTATTGGCCGCACGGACTTTCCGGACTCCGACGAGCGAGCCCTCCATCGCGCAATCAGAGAGAAGATCTACACTCTTCCCGAGGAAACAGTCATCTATCCAGGTCACGGAGATACCACGACCGTCGGACATGAAAAGCTCCACAATCCGTTTGTCAGAGGTTGA
- a CDS encoding tyrosine recombinase XerD, whose product MKSSTIRLSEVDPTELQLIEDWLRARRYERQLSSNTISAYRYDLSSLAVVLSESGVKLLQADREELTSAFDALTGNDSPRSVNRRLASVRNFYKWCVREHRIERSPAEELKGIVTRRPLPKLASVEVIESLLSATDGDAPEALRNRALIEVAYSCGLRVSELSGLRVTQVSFAESVVRIRGKGGKERIVPFGKRAASALRDYLTRGRPFICGKSDTGKPVALPEKSGDFVFLTKRGLPMTRFGCAAVLKRLCAIAGYAGKLTPHTLRHSFATHLLEGGADLRVVQELLGHSSISTTEIYTHLDRDYLTEVVRTFHPRG is encoded by the coding sequence ATGAAAAGCTCCACAATCCGTTTGTCAGAGGTTGATCCAACGGAACTCCAGTTGATTGAGGACTGGTTGCGCGCGCGCCGGTACGAGCGCCAGCTGTCTTCCAACACAATTTCCGCGTACAGATACGACCTGTCAAGTCTTGCGGTTGTCCTATCTGAATCTGGCGTGAAGCTATTGCAGGCCGATCGGGAAGAACTGACTTCTGCGTTTGACGCGCTGACAGGAAACGATTCTCCGCGAAGTGTAAATCGGCGATTGGCATCTGTACGGAATTTCTATAAATGGTGCGTGCGCGAACACAGGATAGAGCGCAGTCCGGCGGAGGAACTGAAAGGCATTGTCACCCGTCGTCCCCTGCCCAAGCTGGCGTCCGTTGAGGTTATTGAGTCTCTGTTGTCCGCGACAGACGGCGACGCACCGGAAGCGTTGCGAAACCGTGCTCTTATCGAAGTGGCATACTCATGCGGTCTGCGGGTTTCCGAGCTGAGTGGACTCAGAGTGACGCAGGTCAGCTTCGCAGAGAGTGTCGTTCGTATTCGCGGAAAGGGCGGCAAAGAGCGAATTGTTCCATTTGGCAAGCGCGCTGCTTCAGCACTTCGGGACTATCTAACTCGCGGTCGTCCATTCATCTGCGGCAAATCAGATACCGGCAAGCCGGTAGCTCTGCCTGAGAAGTCGGGGGATTTCGTTTTCTTGACCAAGCGTGGGCTGCCAATGACACGCTTTGGTTGCGCGGCGGTGCTCAAGCGACTGTGCGCGATCGCGGGGTATGCCGGCAAATTGACCCCTCATACGCTGCGACATAGTTTTGCAACACATCTTTTGGAAGGCGGCGCCGACTTGCGCGTCGTGCAGGAACTTCTTGGCCACTCCTCAATATCCACTACTGAAATCTACACTCACCTCGACCGCGACTACCTTACCGAAGTCGTTCGCACCTTTCACCCGCGAGGATAA
- the mutL gene encoding DNA mismatch repair endonuclease MutL: MAKIRILPEQLVNQIAAGEVIERPASVLRELIDNALDADARKIDIDIEGSGRELIAVRDDGVGMSRDDMLLSLERHATSKLEAGSSIFAISTLGFRGEALPSIASVCEFEIISYDGVSSAAHRIHVVGGDIAREEATSAPRGTLVRVRSLFFNTPARAKFLKADATELSHCIRTLRTYALAYPEVSWSFRHGESLQFVWPAGEFDVRARDVFGSAIDGKLLPVDHQLRSVRVRGALGNRELNRRGRGDQFLYVNRRPFQSTSVAGVIKGALRDWIDEGEWPFYVLFIELDPSVVDVNVHPAKREVRFSDERLVNAAVFEALREALKGQQSALTEIRDFTTQHKPSPSTATIFGTDLGGPVFTPSHSAARSSGEEQNVAASRSQEQPSTIRLRPQIYQVHAKYLIAPIRSGLAIIDQHAAHERVLYERALRSFDQRAFASQQLLFPLLLELSPEEDATFQEIKTELGAFGFVVRDFGPRAYSIEAVPAGLRHASEASMLRETISEYEEFRRARLGPRESLAAGFACKAAIRTGDELRVEEMTALVDELFSTQQPSSCPHGRPTFIEVKLSELDHRFGRTG, encoded by the coding sequence GTGGCTAAGATTCGCATACTCCCCGAGCAGTTGGTCAATCAAATTGCCGCGGGCGAAGTGATTGAACGTCCAGCTTCTGTCTTGCGGGAGCTGATAGACAACGCGCTTGACGCAGATGCTCGAAAGATCGACATCGACATTGAGGGGTCCGGGCGTGAGCTGATTGCCGTGCGTGATGACGGTGTAGGCATGTCAAGAGACGATATGCTGCTGTCACTGGAGCGTCACGCAACATCAAAACTTGAGGCAGGTTCCAGCATCTTCGCAATCTCGACGCTGGGCTTTCGCGGAGAAGCGCTGCCAAGCATTGCGTCAGTCTGTGAATTTGAGATAATTTCATACGACGGAGTCTCTTCCGCTGCACACCGTATACATGTTGTTGGTGGTGATATTGCAAGAGAGGAGGCAACGTCAGCGCCACGTGGAACATTGGTTCGCGTGCGTTCGCTGTTCTTCAATACTCCCGCACGGGCAAAGTTCCTGAAAGCTGATGCGACAGAGCTGTCACACTGCATTCGGACGCTGAGAACCTACGCGCTGGCCTACCCTGAGGTGTCCTGGTCATTTCGCCATGGGGAATCCTTGCAGTTCGTGTGGCCTGCGGGTGAGTTTGACGTGCGAGCACGTGATGTATTCGGTTCCGCTATTGATGGTAAACTGCTGCCTGTTGATCACCAGTTGCGGAGTGTGCGGGTGCGGGGCGCATTGGGCAATCGAGAGCTTAATCGCCGCGGTCGCGGCGATCAGTTTCTTTATGTGAATCGGCGGCCATTTCAAAGCACGTCTGTAGCGGGTGTAATTAAAGGCGCGCTGCGCGATTGGATTGACGAGGGCGAATGGCCGTTCTACGTGCTGTTTATCGAGCTTGACCCTTCCGTTGTGGACGTCAATGTTCATCCGGCAAAACGTGAAGTTCGTTTTTCCGATGAGCGGCTGGTGAACGCTGCGGTTTTTGAGGCACTGCGAGAAGCGTTGAAGGGACAGCAAAGTGCACTAACCGAGATAAGAGACTTCACAACGCAGCATAAGCCAAGTCCTTCGACCGCGACCATTTTTGGAACAGATTTGGGTGGTCCGGTGTTTACTCCGTCACACTCTGCGGCAAGATCTTCAGGTGAAGAGCAGAACGTCGCGGCGTCGAGATCTCAGGAGCAGCCATCGACTATTCGCCTTCGCCCGCAAATCTACCAGGTTCACGCAAAATATCTTATCGCTCCAATCCGTTCCGGGCTTGCCATCATCGATCAACACGCTGCGCACGAGCGAGTGCTCTATGAGCGCGCTTTACGAAGTTTTGATCAGCGCGCCTTTGCTTCGCAGCAGCTCTTGTTTCCCCTCCTACTCGAACTCAGTCCGGAAGAGGATGCGACTTTTCAGGAAATAAAAACAGAACTTGGAGCATTCGGTTTCGTCGTACGCGACTTCGGACCGCGGGCCTACAGCATTGAGGCCGTGCCGGCAGGTTTGAGGCACGCGTCCGAAGCATCCATGCTTCGTGAGACGATCTCCGAGTATGAGGAGTTTCGTCGTGCACGCCTCGGCCCACGCGAGTCACTTGCTGCGGGCTTCGCGTGCAAAGCCGCGATTCGCACGGGTGATGAACTCAGGGTTGAGGAGATGACTGCATTGGTCGATGAGCTGTTCAGCACTCAGCAGCCATCCAGCTGCCCGCATGGTCGCCCGACGTTTATCGAGGTAAAACTCAGCGAGTTGGATCATCGATTTGGCAGAACAGGCTGA
- a CDS encoding response regulator, protein MRSKFPEFERKILVIDDDAVICEVAEAMLHEAGWRAKQAYTPEEALDKSAGESWPVVLCDVHLPGDNGELLRTLRERLPQTQVVMITGDPTMTSIRQAMRSGAYDYLPKPLRREELLRVTELAFERYKLTVERDFLERENERYRQQLEELVQKRTEQLRETELRYRTLFDLAVDAIVLVSLKDGTVSELNGTASRLLGGKSFDLQGRSIRDFVATQLDECLANGNEISRRIWQFPKLELRGVDREQHVTSATVNRIELEGETYLQIVARQFTDLTELVQRSEIMETELMNEQRLAAIGLLASGVAHNINTPLMGIYGLAQVIKMKHPEIQDVDGVIAQVERINGIVRNLMWKSRQEQESAKQDIDLNVLLQEELRFLEADMDFKHNVEKVFEFASNLPPIFGRYSDFSQSLTNIIRNALDAMYDSESKRLRVTTATENGNIVLTVEDSGKGIDPDHVQRIFEPFFTTKPPINDTENGQPTGTGLGLSTVQKLLNPYGCTFDVQSTPNHGTKFTVYVPVEPNQFQEAESSKLAESDS, encoded by the coding sequence TTGAGATCGAAATTCCCCGAATTCGAGCGAAAGATATTGGTGATCGACGACGACGCGGTCATCTGCGAAGTGGCTGAAGCGATGTTGCACGAAGCCGGCTGGCGGGCCAAGCAAGCTTACACTCCAGAAGAGGCACTTGACAAGTCTGCGGGCGAATCATGGCCGGTGGTCCTCTGCGACGTACATTTGCCCGGGGACAACGGAGAGCTGCTTCGCACTCTTCGTGAACGATTGCCACAGACGCAAGTGGTCATGATCACGGGCGACCCGACGATGACGAGTATCCGTCAGGCGATGCGATCTGGGGCCTACGACTACTTGCCCAAACCGCTGCGTCGAGAGGAACTGTTACGGGTCACCGAGCTCGCCTTCGAACGCTATAAGCTAACTGTTGAGCGAGATTTTCTTGAGCGAGAGAATGAGCGCTACCGCCAGCAGCTGGAAGAACTCGTTCAGAAGCGAACTGAGCAATTGCGTGAAACCGAGCTTCGCTACCGGACTCTCTTTGATTTGGCCGTGGACGCGATAGTACTGGTATCCCTGAAGGATGGAACCGTTTCAGAACTCAATGGAACAGCATCACGACTACTGGGCGGGAAGTCTTTCGACCTGCAAGGCCGTTCAATCAGGGATTTCGTTGCGACACAATTGGACGAGTGCCTGGCGAACGGCAACGAAATTTCACGCAGAATCTGGCAGTTCCCGAAACTCGAGTTGCGAGGAGTTGATCGCGAGCAGCACGTGACTTCGGCAACCGTCAATCGCATCGAGTTAGAGGGCGAGACTTATCTGCAGATTGTAGCTCGTCAATTCACCGACCTTACGGAATTGGTACAGCGCTCGGAAATCATGGAAACCGAGTTGATGAATGAGCAGCGGCTGGCGGCGATTGGATTGTTGGCCAGCGGTGTGGCACACAACATCAATACACCGCTAATGGGAATTTACGGGTTGGCACAGGTCATTAAGATGAAGCATCCAGAGATACAAGATGTTGACGGAGTCATTGCACAAGTAGAGCGCATCAACGGCATTGTGCGCAATCTCATGTGGAAAAGCCGACAGGAGCAGGAGTCTGCCAAGCAGGACATTGATCTCAATGTTTTGTTGCAGGAAGAGCTGCGTTTTCTGGAGGCTGATATGGATTTCAAGCATAACGTTGAAAAAGTCTTTGAGTTTGCGTCCAACCTCCCCCCGATTTTCGGACGGTACAGTGACTTCTCGCAGTCGTTGACCAATATCATCCGCAATGCCCTGGATGCGATGTATGACTCTGAGTCAAAGCGGCTGCGTGTTACTACCGCCACTGAGAACGGTAACATTGTGCTTACTGTTGAAGACTCCGGCAAGGGGATAGACCCTGACCACGTCCAGCGAATCTTTGAGCCATTCTTTACGACCAAGCCTCCGATCAATGATACCGAGAACGGACAGCCTACGGGTACTGGACTCGGCTTGTCGACCGTGCAGAAGCTCTTGAATCCGTACGGCTGTACTTTTGATGTTCAAAGCACTCCAAATCATGGGACAAAGTTCACTGTTTACGTTCCAGTCGAGCCAAATCAGTTCCAAGAAGCGGAGTCCTCGAAGCTCGCAGAATCTGATTCATAA
- the dacB gene encoding D-alanyl-D-alanine carboxypeptidase/D-alanyl-D-alanine-endopeptidase: MALLVLVQLLASTLSAGETSRSVDSLLALEPLRGSSWSILFVDMDSKRELVSTDADRLLIPASVTKLWTTAAGLEAFGADHRFKTKVLAQGQIDPQGGLNGNLLVDCAGDASFQVKARKDLGQAALNKLASELQSKGLKRVNGDLIIYTANYQHTCGNAVWEMGDLREGFAPAIDAVGFNSNVCHVKIEPGKAVGDTAMVTLEPPFAQIEIINDVSTATAGEESWIEYNITPCRDELEISGVMARGDKPQYLWFPIQNPAHYFGLALRDALARKGIEVSGQILVRREPVPSNGIQLIEWLSPPLSEIVAMINKDSDNYLAEYLLSAIGSVKRGQGSPEAGLRYVMDVARNGNIHRDQLSLQDGSGLSRQNLMSAQAVVALLIRMAASSQGTVFEASLAQSGVDGTLSGRLSEPVLFGRVRAKTGTMTNVSALAGYIGLDNGKELAFAMICNNYRCSRHYVRTTQDNIIRAVFRAANAGT, translated from the coding sequence ATGGCTCTTCTTGTTCTGGTTCAACTTCTCGCATCAACTTTGAGTGCGGGAGAGACTTCGCGGTCGGTTGACTCACTGCTTGCTCTTGAACCGCTGCGCGGCTCGTCCTGGAGCATCCTCTTTGTTGACATGGACTCTAAACGGGAACTTGTCAGCACTGATGCGGACCGGTTGTTGATTCCGGCTTCTGTGACGAAACTTTGGACGACTGCTGCAGGACTCGAGGCGTTTGGTGCAGACCATCGATTCAAGACTAAAGTGCTTGCACAGGGACAAATTGACCCGCAGGGCGGATTGAATGGGAATCTTCTTGTCGATTGTGCGGGGGATGCATCTTTTCAAGTTAAGGCGCGCAAGGATCTTGGTCAAGCCGCTCTGAACAAGTTGGCAAGCGAACTGCAGAGCAAGGGGTTGAAGAGAGTAAACGGGGATCTCATCATCTATACGGCAAATTACCAGCACACGTGCGGCAACGCCGTCTGGGAGATGGGCGACCTGCGCGAAGGGTTCGCCCCCGCAATTGATGCTGTGGGGTTCAACAGTAACGTCTGCCATGTTAAAATCGAGCCGGGGAAGGCAGTTGGAGATACCGCGATGGTCACGCTGGAGCCTCCATTCGCCCAAATAGAGATCATCAACGACGTGAGTACTGCAACGGCTGGGGAGGAGAGCTGGATTGAATACAACATCACTCCCTGCCGCGATGAACTGGAAATCTCGGGCGTGATGGCGCGTGGTGACAAGCCGCAATACTTGTGGTTTCCGATTCAGAATCCTGCGCACTACTTTGGACTGGCCTTGCGCGATGCGCTGGCGCGGAAAGGTATTGAAGTCAGCGGCCAAATTCTCGTCAGGCGCGAACCCGTTCCCTCAAATGGAATTCAATTGATTGAATGGCTTTCTCCGCCCCTCTCGGAGATTGTGGCGATGATTAACAAGGATAGTGACAACTATCTTGCTGAGTATCTGCTATCCGCAATCGGATCCGTAAAGCGCGGACAGGGATCACCGGAAGCCGGTTTACGTTATGTCATGGATGTCGCGCGAAATGGCAACATCCATCGCGACCAATTGTCGCTTCAGGACGGATCAGGGCTGTCCCGCCAGAACCTGATGTCGGCGCAAGCAGTCGTGGCACTTTTGATAAGAATGGCCGCTTCATCTCAGGGAACTGTTTTTGAAGCCTCACTTGCACAATCAGGCGTGGACGGAACACTGAGTGGACGGCTGTCAGAACCTGTGCTGTTCGGCAGAGTCCGGGCAAAGACGGGAACGATGACAAATGTCTCGGCACTCGCGGGCTACATCGGGCTTGACAACGGTAAGGAACTGGCTTTCGCGATGATCTGCAACAACTATCGCTGCTCACGACACTATGTTAGAACTACTCAGGACAATATTATTCGTGCGGTATTTCGTGCCGCTAATGCGGGAACGTGA